In Rubrobacter radiotolerans DSM 5868, a genomic segment contains:
- the recG gene encoding ATP-dependent DNA helicase RecG, translating to MPVSEAAKDPGALPPGRTTLSELRRRPVRELPGVGPRVEGALRELRISTLADLVSHYPARHEDLSNVKRISELRVGERATVFGRVVSTKPVGRPVRGRSPGFSVQLYDGTGYMPATVWGRPWLQGQLQPETNVVVSGEVQRKYGLQISVKSIEIVEDRGSEDGPHSGSFVPVYPVNRNIQARRMRALIHRALAEAGHVLDPLPLSVIEAQELVNLDDAIAEIHFPTTKASLKEALRRLVFHELFIIQAALGARRERLARTEVGRSSAGDGSLLNRFLKGLPYSLTPAQERSIAEVLGDMRREKPMQRLLQGDVGSGKTAVAVAALLTAVEAGGQGAIMAPTEVLAEQHFLSFSKDLEGLPVKVVLLTGSQGAAERRENNRAVADGEAHIVVGTHALIQQGVEFRNLSLVVVDEQHRFGVSQRTTIKEKGTTPDTLVMTATPIPRTLSLTLYGDLEVSVIDELPPGRKPVETHVVPVSERLEAYEAVGRELEAGRQAYVICPLVEESEALEDVRAAEELYEELAHEVFPDRSVGLLHGRMKSAEKREAMADFNAHRTDVLVATVVVEVGVNVPNASAIVIEGAERFGLSQLHQLRGRVCRGEHPPLCFLVADPKTGDSEKRLEAMVAHQDGFRLSEVDLAIRGEGTLFGSRQSGVADLKVARLQRDIEVLVEARREAFALVEDDPTLKKPEHRPLRREIRELLGEDVEWLFRD from the coding sequence TTGCCTGTCTCTGAGGCGGCGAAAGACCCGGGGGCGCTCCCGCCGGGTCGCACGACCCTCTCGGAGCTCAGGCGGCGCCCCGTTCGGGAACTGCCCGGAGTCGGGCCGAGAGTCGAGGGCGCGCTGCGGGAGCTGCGGATCTCGACCCTCGCGGATCTTGTCTCGCACTACCCCGCGCGCCACGAGGACCTCTCGAACGTCAAGCGCATCTCTGAGCTGCGCGTCGGGGAGCGGGCAACCGTCTTCGGGCGGGTGGTGAGCACGAAGCCCGTCGGACGTCCGGTGCGCGGGAGATCCCCGGGCTTCTCCGTGCAGCTCTACGACGGGACGGGATACATGCCCGCAACGGTCTGGGGCAGGCCCTGGCTTCAGGGGCAGCTACAGCCGGAGACGAACGTGGTTGTCTCGGGTGAGGTTCAGCGCAAGTACGGGCTGCAAATCTCAGTAAAGAGCATCGAGATCGTGGAGGATCGGGGTTCCGAGGACGGCCCGCACTCCGGGAGCTTCGTGCCGGTATATCCGGTCAACCGGAACATCCAGGCGCGCAGGATGCGCGCGCTCATACACCGGGCGCTCGCCGAGGCCGGGCACGTCCTCGACCCGCTGCCTCTCTCGGTTATCGAGGCGCAGGAACTCGTGAACCTCGACGATGCAATAGCGGAGATCCACTTCCCGACAACGAAGGCGTCCCTGAAGGAGGCGTTGCGCCGGCTCGTCTTCCACGAGCTGTTCATTATCCAGGCGGCGCTCGGGGCGCGGCGCGAGCGGCTCGCAAGGACGGAGGTCGGTCGTTCCAGCGCGGGCGACGGCTCGCTTCTGAACCGGTTCCTCAAGGGGCTGCCGTACAGCCTGACGCCTGCGCAGGAGCGGTCGATCGCGGAGGTCCTTGGGGACATGCGCCGGGAGAAGCCGATGCAGCGACTGCTTCAGGGGGACGTCGGGAGCGGAAAGACCGCCGTTGCGGTTGCGGCGCTTCTCACGGCGGTCGAGGCGGGGGGGCAGGGGGCGATCATGGCCCCGACCGAGGTGCTCGCAGAGCAGCACTTCCTCTCGTTCTCGAAGGACCTCGAAGGGCTTCCGGTGAAGGTCGTGCTCCTCACGGGCTCGCAGGGCGCGGCGGAGCGGAGGGAGAACAACCGGGCCGTCGCGGATGGGGAGGCGCACATCGTTGTCGGGACGCACGCGCTTATCCAGCAGGGCGTGGAGTTCCGGAACCTCTCGCTCGTCGTCGTAGACGAGCAGCACCGCTTCGGCGTCTCGCAGCGCACGACGATCAAGGAGAAGGGCACGACGCCCGACACCCTCGTGATGACCGCGACCCCGATCCCCAGGACCCTCTCCCTGACGCTCTACGGCGACCTTGAGGTCTCGGTCATAGACGAGCTTCCGCCGGGGAGAAAGCCGGTCGAGACGCACGTCGTCCCCGTCTCCGAGCGGCTCGAAGCCTACGAGGCGGTGGGGCGCGAGCTGGAGGCGGGGCGGCAGGCGTACGTGATCTGCCCGCTCGTCGAGGAGTCGGAGGCGCTCGAAGACGTCCGGGCCGCCGAGGAGCTCTACGAGGAGCTTGCCCACGAGGTCTTTCCGGACCGCTCGGTAGGTCTTTTGCACGGGAGGATGAAGTCGGCGGAGAAGCGCGAGGCGATGGCCGACTTCAACGCTCACCGGACGGACGTGCTGGTCGCGACGGTCGTTGTGGAGGTCGGGGTGAACGTCCCGAACGCGAGTGCGATCGTGATCGAGGGCGCAGAGCGTTTCGGGCTCTCGCAGCTTCACCAGCTTCGCGGGCGCGTCTGCCGGGGCGAGCACCCGCCCCTGTGCTTTCTTGTAGCCGACCCGAAGACCGGCGACTCCGAAAAGCGCCTGGAGGCGATGGTCGCCCACCAGGACGGATTCCGGCTCTCCGAGGTGGACCTTGCAATCCGGGGCGAGGGGACGCTCTTCGGGAGCCGCCAGAGCGGGGTGGCGGACCTGAAGGTCGCGCGGCTTCAACGCGACATCGAGGTGCTCGTCGAGGCTCGGCGCGAGGCGTTCGCCCTCGTTGAGGACGACCCGACCCTGAAGAAGCCCGAGCACCGGCCGCTCCGGCGCGAGATCCGGGAGCTTCTCGGAGAGGACGTCGAGTGGCTCTTTCGGGATTAG
- the rsmD gene encoding 16S rRNA (guanine(966)-N(2))-methyltransferase RsmD yields the protein MISGSARGTRLAAVPEGVRPTGDRVRESVFNALGQFFDGGAVLDLYAGTGALGIEALSRGCSSAVFVERERRVAAVIRENLRKTRLEDRAQVLVGEVRTVVGRLAREGRSFGLIFADPPYRIAAAEMEGVLPALATLLEPGGRIVVESDVEPEAPLPETDLAGESRRYGGTQITIFTKAADERE from the coding sequence GTGATCTCGGGCAGCGCGCGGGGCACGCGGCTCGCTGCGGTCCCGGAGGGGGTGCGTCCGACGGGGGACCGGGTGCGCGAGAGCGTCTTCAACGCGCTCGGTCAGTTCTTTGACGGCGGGGCGGTCCTGGACCTCTACGCCGGGACCGGGGCGCTCGGGATAGAGGCCCTGAGCCGGGGCTGCTCTTCGGCGGTCTTTGTCGAGCGGGAGCGGCGCGTAGCGGCGGTTATCCGGGAGAACCTGAGAAAGACGAGGCTCGAAGACCGGGCCCAGGTGCTTGTCGGGGAGGTCCGGACGGTTGTCGGGAGGCTTGCCCGGGAGGGACGGAGCTTCGGTTTGATCTTCGCCGATCCCCCCTATAGAATCGCGGCTGCCGAGATGGAGGGGGTGCTTCCCGCTCTCGCCACGCTTCTCGAACCGGGAGGACGCATCGTCGTCGAATCGGACGTCGAGCCGGAGGCGCCCCTCCCGGAGACGGACCTCGCAGGGGAGAGCCGCCGGTACGGCGGCACGCAGATAACCATCTTCACAAAGGCAGCCGACGAGCGGGAGTAG
- the coaD gene encoding pantetheine-phosphate adenylyltransferase codes for MSAAIYPGSFDPPTKGHVDVIERARRVFGRVIVAVGSNVRKDSARLSGERRAELMRAAVGDLEGIEVEVMSGLLVDFAREKDVRVVVKGLRDVRDFETEQEQALLNRTMYPELETVFLVSDVRHGFVSSSAVREIAFHAGEVRAMVPGVILEDVRRLYGRGDGQKDKI; via the coding sequence TTGAGCGCAGCCATCTATCCCGGGAGCTTCGACCCGCCGACGAAAGGCCATGTGGACGTGATCGAGCGCGCCCGGAGGGTCTTCGGGCGGGTGATCGTCGCGGTCGGGAGCAACGTCAGGAAGGACTCGGCGCGGCTCTCCGGCGAGCGGCGCGCGGAGCTCATGCGGGCCGCCGTCGGAGACCTCGAAGGGATCGAGGTCGAAGTGATGAGCGGGCTTCTGGTAGACTTTGCGCGCGAGAAAGACGTTCGGGTCGTCGTGAAGGGGCTCAGGGACGTCAGGGACTTCGAGACCGAGCAGGAGCAGGCACTCCTAAACCGGACGATGTATCCGGAGCTGGAGACGGTCTTTCTGGTCTCGGACGTGCGTCACGGCTTCGTCTCGTCGAGCGCGGTCAGAGAGATCGCGTTCCACGCGGGCGAGGTGCGGGCGATGGTACCGGGCGTCATACTGGAAGACGTGCGGAGGCTGTACGGGCGCGGCGACGGTCAGAAGGACAAGATATAG
- a CDS encoding ATPase: MSDRGNQTMDVLVLIDRLEELVEDARSFPGFGNTAMVDRDAAFDVIDQMRQTIPEELKQARWIVKERQAMLDEARSESDRIIRVAQEEAEKITSDEEVLKRAEKRAAEIMEDSRRREREIRLGAEDYADEVLANLEDNLAKLLEAVQRGRSKLQGAQEEQP; encoded by the coding sequence ATGAGCGATAGAGGAAATCAGACTATGGACGTACTGGTGTTGATAGACAGGTTGGAAGAGCTGGTCGAGGACGCCCGGAGCTTCCCCGGTTTCGGCAACACCGCCATGGTCGACCGGGACGCGGCCTTCGACGTTATCGATCAGATGCGTCAGACCATCCCCGAGGAGCTCAAGCAGGCGCGCTGGATCGTCAAGGAGCGTCAGGCGATGCTCGATGAGGCTCGCAGCGAGTCCGACCGCATAATCCGCGTCGCTCAGGAGGAGGCGGAGAAGATCACCTCCGACGAGGAGGTCCTCAAGCGGGCCGAGAAGCGGGCCGCGGAGATCATGGAGGACTCGCGCCGCCGGGAGCGGGAGATCCGTCTCGGCGCCGAGGACTACGCCGACGAGGTCCTTGCGAACCTTGAAGACAACCTCGCCAAGCTCCTCGAAGCGGTCCAGCGGGGTCGCTCGAAGCTGCAGGGCGCTCAGGAGGAGCAGCCGTAG
- a CDS encoding YceD family protein translates to MNETIFLNRPDVEVGDLREHRVELSLAPFELHGRSHEISDAVARVGVTRMTDGIHLDVSVRAEVRTTCDRTLEEVLLPVDFRDSEFLEGPFDEELSVREWTLDPKAYAERAIPNEVPMQVFAEGTEPVGRDAPECERDSRWKGLDDLFASGF, encoded by the coding sequence ATGAACGAGACGATCTTTCTGAACAGACCCGACGTCGAGGTCGGGGACCTTCGTGAGCACCGCGTGGAGCTCTCGCTCGCGCCGTTCGAGCTTCACGGCCGCAGCCACGAGATCTCGGACGCGGTGGCAAGGGTCGGCGTCACGCGCATGACGGACGGCATCCACCTCGACGTGAGTGTTCGGGCGGAGGTCCGCACAACGTGCGACCGGACGCTTGAGGAGGTCTTGCTCCCGGTCGACTTCCGGGACTCGGAGTTTCTGGAAGGGCCGTTCGATGAGGAGCTCTCCGTGCGGGAGTGGACGCTCGACCCGAAGGCGTACGCCGAGCGGGCGATCCCGAACGAGGTCCCGATGCAGGTCTTTGCCGAAGGCACGGAGCCGGTTGGCCGGGACGCGCCGGAGTGCGAGCGCGACAGCCGGTGGAAGGGTCTTGACGACCTCTTCGCCTCGGGGTTTTAA
- the rpmF gene encoding 50S ribosomal protein L32, translating to MAVPKKKTSQARRDGRRAHHALEKPNLVACPNCDAPKLPHRVCGACGFYKGKTAVVVESVG from the coding sequence ATGGCCGTACCGAAGAAGAAGACCTCACAGGCCCGCCGTGACGGGCGCCGGGCGCACCACGCGCTCGAAAAGCCGAACCTCGTCGCCTGCCCGAACTGCGACGCCCCGAAGCTGCCGCACCGGGTCTGCGGAGCCTGCGGCTTCTACAAGGGCAAGACGGCGGTCGTCGTGGAGAGCGTAGGCTAG